Proteins from one Cryptomeria japonica chromosome 4, Sugi_1.0, whole genome shotgun sequence genomic window:
- the LOC131071704 gene encoding acidic endochitinase-like → MNLRDAAIALILATCIVWSASAGSIAIYWGQNGNEASLTQTCATGNFKFVILAFLPVFGSGQTPQLNLAGHCDPSSGGCKSLSAERQSCQQRNIKVFLSLGGGAGSYSIASAQDAHNVANYLWNNFLGGSSSSRPLGDAVLDGIDFDIEATTEHWDDLARAVSALSSRGGKKVFLSAAPQCPFPDAYVGNALQTGLFDFVWIQFYNNPPCQYANGGASLVSSWKQWINSIPKTTSFFLGLPASSSAAGSGFVPAATLKSSVLPQLKKSSKYAGVMLWSKFYDEQTQYSSSIKGSV, encoded by the coding sequence ATGAATTTGAGAGATGCGGCAATTGCCCTTATTCTGGCCACCTGTATCGTATGGAGTGCTTCTGCAGGAAGCATAGCCATATACTGGGGCCAAAATGGCAACGAAGCCTCGCTTACCCAAACCTGCGCCACCGGTAATTTCAAATTCGTCATTCTCGCATTTCTCCCCGTCTTTGGAAGCGGCCAAACACCGCAGCTCAATCTGGCGGGCCACTGCGACCCTTCCTCCGGCGGCTGCAAATCGCTGAGCGCCGAAAGACAATCATGCCAGCAGAGAAACATAAAGGTGTTTCTCTCCTTGGGAGGAGGCGCTGGAAGCTATTCCATCGCCTCTGCTCAAGATGCACACAACGTAGCGAACTATCTGTGGAACAATTTCCTTGGCGGGAGTTCTTCGTCACGGCCTCTGGGCGACGCTGTTTTAGACGGGATCGACTTTGATATCGAAGCAACGACTGAGCACTGGGACGATCTCGCCAGAGCGGTGTCTGCGCTTTCCTCTCGCGGCGGCAAAAAGGTGTTCCTCAGCGCCGCCCCGCAGTGCCCTTTTCCAGACGCCTATGTAGGAAACGCCCTGCAGACGGGGCTGTTTGACTTTGTTTGGATTCAGTTCTACAATAACCCCCCTTGCCAATACGCAAACGGAGGCGCTTCTTTGGTTAGCTCGTGGAAGCAGTGGATAAATTCCATACCCAAAACGACGAGTTTCTTTCTTGGGCTTCCTGCGTCCAGCAGCGCTGCAGGTAGTGGGTTCGTTCCCGCGGCTACGCTGAAGTCGAGTGTGCTGCCTCAGCTGAAGAAGTCGTCGAAGTATGCGGGAGTGATGCTGTGGTCCAAGTTCTATGACGAGCAGACTCAATATAGCTCATCTATTAAAGGTTCTGTCTGA